TTTTATAATCAGCAGCCAGCGTAATAACAGGTGTTGGATGAAGTATACTTTCCGCAGGAACGATTAAGGTAGGAATCCGCATTTTGCTAATGGCTAAACTGGCATTGCTTCCTATAATTCCTTTAATGCCCGTAGCTCCCGTCATTCCCATTACTAAAAACGATACATCATTATATTCGATGTATTTTGTAATGACATTTCTTAAAAAGCCAACATCACAAACGGTTTTAACCGGAATGTCTTTATATTCGCTGTTATTACAGAAAGTTTCTGTCCATTCTTTCAGAGCAGATCTTTTTCTTGCATAGTAATCTTCAATAAAAATGGCGTTGTATGTACTATTGTTGATGCCTTCCGTAGGATGAATGGCATTCAGCACCGTTACTTTCATCTTTAAGGTTTTGGCGAGAGACAGAGCATACAACAGAGCATTACCTGCGTTGTTGGAAAAGTCTGAGGCAACTAATATTTGTTTCATTTTTTTTCGGTTTTAATAATAATCACTGAACTAAAAAATCTGCTGCTAAATAAACAGATGGAAACATATAAATAACAGTAAAGATAATACAATAGACACAGGTAAAGTAAGCACCCAGGCAAGACCGATACTTTTTAATGTAGCCGGATTAAGGTTACTTTTACCACCGGAAGCCACCATAGAACCAGCGATACCACTTGACAAAACGTGCGTGGTACTTACCGGCAATCCCAGAAATGTACTGATACCGATAGTAGATGCGGCAACAATTTCACTGGAGGCACCCTGGGCATAATTCAAATGTTCATTTCCTATTTTTTCACCAATGGTTACTGCAATTCTCTTCCAGCCTATCGTAGTTCCCAATCCGAGAGATACAGAGATAATAATAATGACCCATAGAGGAGCAAATTCGGTTAACTTTTTAAGTTCAGAAATCTGGCTGGTGAGCATTGCCCTGC
Above is a genomic segment from Chryseobacterium viscerum containing:
- a CDS encoding universal stress protein; translation: MKQILVASDFSNNAGNALLYALSLAKTLKMKVTVLNAIHPTEGINNSTYNAIFIEDYYARKRSALKEWTETFCNNSEYKDIPVKTVCDVGFLRNVITKYIEYNDVSFLVMGMTGATGIKGIIGSNASLAISKMRIPTLIVPAESILHPTPVITLAADYKTTKLSVRDVKALNQILKVSDPKKLEVLHISDKDTAARTIEHGEKKLKDQLSSVEITFHYVEDDKPSSGIIDFIETNKTDILCLVKHNHNIIYRLFSGSTVDEILNKSVKAVLILHA